A stretch of the Candidatus Rokuibacteriota bacterium genome encodes the following:
- a CDS encoding ABC transporter permease, which yields MSRRFGRNRLAVLATLVIVGVVLAALLAPLLPLADPDTVDTPNRLRPPLTPGHLLGTDEFGRDLLSRLVWGARISLLAGAASAAAAMLFGVVLGVFGGYYSGWPETVIMRLTDILMAFPYILLAIAIVAGLGPGLRNAMIAIAIVGFPFYTRLVRGIVLSVRGREFVEAARALGSPDRLILVRHIVPQLISPVVVAFSLDVGAKILATAGLSFLGLGTQPPTADWGSMLATGRQFVILSPHVVLLPGLAIFVIVLALNLVGDALRDLLDPRTYSR from the coding sequence ATGAGTAGGCGCTTCGGCCGGAACCGCCTGGCGGTGCTCGCCACGCTGGTCATCGTGGGCGTAGTCCTGGCGGCGCTCCTGGCTCCCCTCCTGCCGCTCGCCGACCCCGACACCGTGGACACGCCGAACCGCCTGCGCCCACCGCTCACGCCCGGGCATCTCCTCGGCACGGACGAGTTCGGCCGCGATCTCCTCTCGCGCCTCGTCTGGGGCGCGCGCATCTCGCTCCTGGCGGGCGCGGCCTCCGCGGCCGCGGCAATGCTGTTCGGCGTGGTGCTCGGGGTCTTCGGCGGCTACTACTCGGGCTGGCCCGAGACGGTCATCATGCGGCTCACCGATATCCTGATGGCCTTCCCGTACATCCTGCTGGCCATCGCCATCGTGGCGGGCCTGGGCCCGGGCCTCCGCAACGCCATGATCGCCATCGCCATCGTGGGCTTCCCCTTCTACACCCGCCTCGTGCGCGGCATCGTGCTCTCCGTCCGCGGGCGCGAGTTCGTGGAGGCCGCGCGCGCGCTCGGCAGCCCCGACCGCCTGATCCTCGTCCGCCACATCGTGCCGCAGCTCATCTCGCCAGTCGTGGTGGCCTTTAGTCTCGATGTCGGCGCGAAAATCCTGGCGACGGCGGGGCTGTCCTTCCTGGGCCTGGGGACTCAGCCGCCCACGGCCGACTGGGGCAGCATGCTGGCGACGGGCCGGCAGTTCGTCATCCTGAGCCCCCACGTGGTTCTACTACCCGGGCTCGCCATCTTCGTGATCGTGCTGGCCTTGAACCTGGTGGGCGACGCCCTGCGCGATCTCCTCGACCCGCGGACGTATTCGCGCTGA
- a CDS encoding DUF433 domain-containing protein: protein MMQLSQVVQSDPDILGGTPVFVGTRVPVQSLFDHLEGGDTLDEFLHQFPSVKREQAIAALDLARASLLAGARPS, encoded by the coding sequence ATGATGCAGCTGAGCCAAGTCGTCCAGAGCGATCCAGACATCCTCGGTGGCACCCCGGTTTTTGTCGGCACGCGGGTCCCAGTGCAATCGCTCTTCGATCATTTGGAAGGTGGGGATACTCTCGACGAGTTTCTCCACCAGTTTCCGTCTGTGAAGCGCGAACAGGCCATCGCCGCGCTCGACCTCGCCCGCGCCTCGCTCCTGGCCGGTGCGCGTCCTTCTTGA
- a CDS encoding DUF5615 family PIN-like protein has translation MRVLLDEHLPVDLALELAGHDVDTVVGRGWAGITNGDLLRRMSGDYDVLITMDRGIEFQQPIAGFPFGVVIVYAASNRLQHLRPLVPAILGAIASTAPGQVQRVGT, from the coding sequence GTGCGCGTCCTTCTTGACGAGCACCTGCCCGTAGATCTCGCCCTGGAGCTCGCCGGCCACGACGTCGATACCGTGGTTGGACGCGGCTGGGCCGGCATCACGAATGGCGATCTCCTTCGCCGGATGAGCGGCGACTACGATGTCCTGATCACGATGGACCGCGGCATCGAGTTCCAGCAGCCCATCGCGGGGTTCCCATTCGGAGTCGTCATCGTGTATGCCGCATCCAACCGCTTGCAGCACCTCAGGCCCCTGGTTCCGGCGATCCTCGGGGCTATTGCTTCGACCGCCCCGGGCCAGGTTCAGCGCGTGGGGACCTAA